The following are encoded together in the Echinicola jeungdonensis genome:
- a CDS encoding response regulator has translation MITTILVIEDNPEMCDNISSILELNKYKVLTAIDGKTGVELAYENKPDLILCDIMMPELDGYGVLHILSKHPETSDIPFIFLTAKAEQTDFRKGMSLGADDYITKPFDGLDLLRAVETRLKKNEKLKSAFGGGLTEDIDQFLEKAQKYGDLENLSENRIHRTYGKKEIIFREGQHPTFVFYVVKGEVKSSRVSYDGKELITGLYNEGDFFGYVPILKNTPYEESAIALSEVELGIIPKHDFHKLVYTNREIAARFIRMMANNLYDTEKRLLDLAYQSVRQRVASAIIRLFHQEDERANSGHLIKLPRKDMASIVGTALESLNRTISDFKEEGLIEVVGNGIKILEMGKLEKLGK, from the coding sequence ATGATAACAACCATATTGGTCATCGAAGACAATCCGGAAATGTGTGACAACATTTCCAGTATTCTTGAGCTTAATAAATATAAAGTCCTTACAGCTATTGATGGAAAAACTGGTGTAGAACTTGCCTATGAAAATAAGCCTGATTTAATCCTATGTGATATTATGATGCCTGAATTAGATGGCTATGGAGTTTTGCACATTTTAAGCAAACACCCTGAAACTTCTGATATTCCATTTATTTTTTTGACAGCAAAAGCAGAGCAAACCGATTTTAGAAAGGGGATGAGTTTAGGGGCAGATGATTATATCACTAAACCATTTGACGGACTTGACTTATTGAGAGCAGTTGAAACACGCTTGAAAAAAAATGAGAAATTGAAATCTGCATTTGGGGGTGGACTTACCGAAGATATAGATCAATTTTTGGAAAAAGCCCAAAAATACGGTGATTTGGAAAATTTATCAGAAAACCGAATACACCGGACCTATGGTAAAAAAGAAATTATATTTAGGGAAGGACAGCATCCCACATTCGTTTTTTATGTAGTGAAAGGGGAGGTTAAATCCTCACGGGTAAGTTATGATGGAAAAGAACTGATTACCGGATTGTATAATGAAGGGGATTTTTTTGGATATGTACCCATATTAAAAAATACTCCTTATGAAGAATCGGCCATTGCTTTATCGGAAGTGGAATTGGGCATAATTCCCAAACATGATTTTCACAAATTGGTTTATACCAACCGGGAGATTGCAGCAAGGTTTATTCGAATGATGGCCAATAATTTATATGATACTGAAAAGCGACTTTTGGATTTGGCCTATCAAAGTGTTCGCCAACGGGTAGCCTCGGCCATTATAAGGTTATTCCACCAAGAGGACGAAAGGGCCAATTCTGGGCACCTAATAAAATTGCCAAGAAAAGATATGGCAAGTATTGTAGGCACTGCTTTAGAATCATTGAATCGTACTATTTCAGATTTTAAGGAGGAAGGTTTAATTGAAGTGGTCGGAAATGGTATTAAAATTTTAGAAATGGGAAAACTGGAAAAATTGGGAAAATAA
- a CDS encoding universal stress protein: MKKILVPCDFSEASHAAFAFASQIASANEGVVEVLHVLEFPFNLEQPYYMASFNYDLDGLFLELKKGAEGRFENMKAPHDLKGTHVNFNVLHGTVAKKIEEFVGEKGIELIVIGTEGHSQLHNFFVGSNTEKVIRRSEVPVITLKKSIPLNIIKDIVLPIDFKPLGEEWENKIKYLQGFFKAKLHLVFINTPSWFMEDSLALDKMKQFAEDHQLEGATFNVRNNYHVPDGIHKFAHEIQAGMIALGTHERKGLEHFFGEVSRKEWSMVWKFLFGPIIENNGK; encoded by the coding sequence ATGAAAAAAATATTGGTGCCATGTGATTTTTCTGAAGCATCCCATGCAGCTTTTGCTTTTGCTTCCCAAATAGCCTCTGCCAATGAGGGAGTGGTAGAAGTGTTGCATGTATTGGAATTCCCATTTAATCTGGAACAACCTTATTATATGGCTTCATTTAACTATGACCTGGATGGTTTGTTCTTAGAATTGAAAAAAGGAGCTGAGGGAAGATTTGAAAATATGAAAGCCCCTCATGATTTAAAAGGAACACATGTGAATTTTAATGTTTTGCACGGTACAGTTGCAAAAAAGATTGAGGAGTTTGTAGGTGAGAAAGGAATAGAATTAATTGTTATCGGGACTGAAGGACACAGTCAATTGCATAATTTTTTCGTAGGAAGCAACACTGAAAAGGTCATTAGGAGATCGGAGGTTCCTGTAATTACGCTTAAAAAATCCATTCCATTGAACATAATAAAAGACATAGTTCTTCCCATTGATTTTAAGCCATTGGGTGAGGAATGGGAAAACAAGATCAAATATCTTCAGGGATTTTTTAAAGCCAAACTTCATTTAGTATTTATAAATACCCCAAGTTGGTTTATGGAAGATAGCCTTGCCCTTGATAAAATGAAACAATTTGCAGAGGACCATCAACTAGAGGGGGCTACCTTTAATGTACGGAACAATTATCATGTACCAGATGGTATCCATAAATTTGCACATGAGATTCAAGCAGGAATGATTGCCTTAGGTACCCATGAAAGAAAAGGCCTGGAACATTTTTTTGGGGAGGTGTCCAGGAAAGAATGGTCCATGGTTTGGAAGTTCCTATTTGGACCTATAATAGAAAATAATGGAAAATAA
- a CDS encoding AI-2E family transporter yields MLFRNSFLSNVANGLILLVLGSYLLKQASFIVIPLAWSVFLSISLDPLCDWLERKRFPRVLAEFIVIILLSLVAMITIYYFVDQAMGLMERGPLIEGKVKENFSQLNVWTRNRLGLDIGIDNIQFGISEILDGKVLSNLLQSTAETILMLGIIPVYIFFFIYYKDFFFAFINKLAYKKGTSPPKWFQDARGMVQNYLKGMLFVTIIVAIMATLVFYFLGVKYYLFFALFVALFNLIPYIGVILSSVVSVLYVWLTTDSILYPLLTLLLLWLIQIIENNIITPIVVGTKIKLNPLAVILSIMVGGWLWGLSGVILFNPLVGVLKIVFDNIKGLSPYGYLLGTDIPVYERNENFLKVIKKRLGFFK; encoded by the coding sequence ATGCTTTTTAGGAATTCATTTCTTTCAAATGTTGCTAATGGTTTAATCCTTTTGGTGTTGGGAAGTTATTTGTTGAAGCAGGCCAGTTTTATAGTTATTCCCCTGGCTTGGTCTGTATTTTTAAGTATATCTTTAGACCCCCTTTGTGATTGGCTGGAAAGGAAAAGGTTCCCCAGGGTATTGGCAGAATTTATCGTCATAATATTGTTGTCTTTGGTGGCTATGATTACCATCTATTATTTTGTGGATCAGGCCATGGGTTTGATGGAAAGGGGACCACTAATTGAGGGAAAAGTAAAGGAAAACTTTTCCCAATTGAATGTGTGGACCAGAAATAGGTTAGGTTTGGATATTGGGATTGATAATATTCAATTTGGAATATCTGAAATTTTGGATGGAAAGGTATTATCCAATTTGCTTCAGTCCACGGCCGAAACCATTTTGATGCTGGGCATTATCCCTGTATATATTTTCTTTTTTATTTACTACAAAGATTTCTTTTTTGCCTTTATCAACAAATTGGCCTATAAAAAAGGAACTTCCCCGCCAAAATGGTTCCAGGATGCACGGGGAATGGTTCAGAATTACCTTAAGGGGATGCTTTTTGTCACCATTATTGTTGCCATTATGGCAACATTGGTATTTTATTTCTTAGGGGTTAAATATTACCTGTTTTTTGCTTTATTTGTAGCCCTTTTTAATTTGATTCCCTACATTGGGGTGATATTATCTTCCGTTGTTTCAGTTTTATATGTTTGGCTAACTACTGATTCCATTTTATATCCTTTGCTAACCCTGTTATTACTTTGGTTAATTCAGATTATTGAAAATAACATCATCACCCCAATTGTGGTGGGGACAAAAATTAAATTGAACCCCTTGGCAGTAATTCTTTCGATTATGGTTGGCGGGTGGTTGTGGGGATTGTCTGGAGTGATTCTTTTTAATCCATTGGTAGGGGTTCTCAAAATTGTTTTTGACAATATAAAGGGGTTAAGCCCATATGGATACCTTTTAGGTACTGATATTCCAGTCTATGAAAGAAATGAAAACTTCCTTAAGGTGATCAAAAAAAGATTAGGGTTTTTTAAATGA
- a CDS encoding adenosylcobalamin-dependent ribonucleoside-diphosphate reductase produces MELNGVHASPVSDNALQILQERYLLKDLLDNCLESPGEMFMRVAKWVAKAEEKWGDLSLVKKWTMEFNNAMVSLKFLPNSPTLMNAGRKKGQLSACFVLPVEDSLPDIFSTLKLMAMIQQKGGGTGFNFSHLRPEKANLKNTGGWASGPIGFMKIFDAASGQIKQAGRRRGANMGILDIDHPDIELFISCKRNFTSLKNFNISVGVTDKFMLAVERKKDWFLTHPQSHEIVKTVNASDLWRNIAQNAWDCGDPGVVFLDTINRQNPLLSLGKIEATNPCGEVPLLPFEACNLGSINLSKFVSRKKVDWEALMKMVHLAIRFLDDIIEVNYYLQSEVKDISLANRKIGLGVMGWADMLVKLNIPYDSNEAVELASQIMKFIRDNSREASTNLAKERGCFPNWPKSNHFPHRPLRNATLNSIAPTGSISIIADTSSSIEPFFALAFQRKNVLNNHSLISINNQFLDFLYENQYPVTEILEKVLANGSTQDVKILPPEIRRIYKISEEISPEWHLKHQAAFQKYIDNAVSKTINLPESSTVEEVEKTFFHAWKLQTKGITIFRNVKGMKKVIEKGITVEHNGCRICVR; encoded by the coding sequence ATGGAGTTAAATGGTGTGCATGCTTCCCCTGTTTCTGATAATGCCCTTCAAATTCTTCAGGAGAGGTATTTGTTAAAAGACTTATTAGATAATTGCCTAGAATCCCCAGGTGAGATGTTTATGAGGGTTGCTAAATGGGTGGCTAAGGCGGAAGAAAAATGGGGAGACTTATCGTTGGTGAAAAAATGGACCATGGAGTTTAATAATGCCATGGTAAGCCTGAAGTTTTTGCCCAATTCTCCAACATTAATGAATGCAGGAAGAAAGAAAGGTCAGTTAAGCGCTTGTTTTGTTTTGCCAGTAGAGGATAGCTTGCCAGATATTTTTTCTACTCTAAAGCTAATGGCCATGATCCAACAAAAAGGGGGAGGAACAGGGTTTAACTTTTCCCACTTAAGGCCAGAGAAGGCTAATTTAAAAAATACTGGGGGATGGGCCTCAGGACCGATAGGGTTTATGAAGATTTTTGATGCAGCATCTGGGCAAATCAAGCAAGCAGGAAGAAGGAGAGGAGCAAATATGGGGATATTGGATATTGATCACCCCGATATTGAATTATTTATCAGCTGTAAAAGAAATTTCACCTCCCTTAAAAACTTTAATATTTCGGTGGGAGTGACCGATAAGTTTATGTTGGCGGTGGAAAGAAAAAAAGATTGGTTCTTAACCCATCCTCAATCCCATGAAATAGTAAAGACTGTAAATGCCTCAGACTTATGGAGAAATATTGCCCAAAATGCTTGGGATTGTGGGGATCCTGGAGTCGTTTTTTTGGATACTATTAATAGGCAAAATCCTCTATTATCTTTAGGCAAGATAGAGGCAACCAATCCATGTGGCGAGGTTCCTTTGCTTCCTTTTGAAGCATGTAATTTAGGCTCTATTAATTTATCCAAATTTGTAAGCAGGAAAAAAGTGGATTGGGAAGCATTGATGAAGATGGTTCATCTTGCTATCCGATTTTTGGATGATATAATAGAGGTAAATTATTATCTCCAAAGCGAAGTCAAGGACATTTCTTTAGCCAACAGGAAAATAGGTTTGGGGGTAATGGGATGGGCTGATATGTTGGTGAAATTGAATATTCCTTATGATTCAAATGAAGCCGTGGAATTGGCATCCCAAATAATGAAATTTATCAGGGACAATAGCAGGGAGGCATCCACGAATTTGGCAAAGGAAAGGGGCTGTTTCCCGAATTGGCCAAAAAGCAATCACTTTCCCCATAGACCATTGCGAAATGCTACTCTTAACAGCATTGCTCCTACAGGAAGTATTTCTATTATTGCGGATACTTCCTCTTCCATAGAACCGTTTTTTGCCTTGGCATTTCAGCGAAAAAATGTGCTAAATAATCATTCACTGATCTCGATAAATAATCAATTCCTGGACTTCTTATATGAAAATCAATACCCTGTAACTGAAATACTAGAAAAAGTTTTGGCCAATGGAAGCACCCAGGATGTGAAAATTCTACCCCCTGAAATAAGGCGGATTTATAAAATATCCGAAGAGATCAGTCCTGAATGGCATTTGAAACACCAGGCTGCCTTTCAGAAATATATAGATAATGCGGTTTCTAAAACCATCAATTTACCCGAGTCTTCAACTGTGGAAGAAGTGGAAAAAACTTTCTTCCATGCATGGAAATTACAAACAAAGGGTATTACAATTTTTAGAAATGTAAAAGGAATGAAGAAAGTTATTGAAAAAGGAATCACTGTCGAGCATAATGGATGTAGGATTTGTGTCCGTTAA
- a CDS encoding glycoside hydrolase family 57 protein, which yields MKNLCFYFQVHQPFRLRNYPFFEIGEKSDYYDFEANSGILRKVAHKCYLTANQVILYLIHQYGKDFKVSYSISGVALDQFEWYMPEVLESFQKLASTGNVEFLAETYSHSLAVLKSKKEFIRQVKAHGEKIEKLFGQKPTCFRNTELVYADFIGDIVHEMGYKAMLTEGADRILGWQSPNFLYQSASSPGLKLLLKNYKLSDDVAFRFSDKNWKEWPLTTEKYTHWLNAIPENEQIINLFMDYETFGEHQWPETGIFDFLRALPEKALQSNIGFVTPSEAVERMPVAGQLSFPHPVSWADEERDLSAWLGNDLQNDAFESLYKLEDKVRFLNNEAINRDWLYLQTSDHFYYMCTKYFADGDVHKYFNPYNTPFEAFINYMNILTDFSMRLDTLLESQNVKLFSFSEEQKIPLESNVLAYESKN from the coding sequence ATGAAAAATCTATGCTTCTACTTCCAGGTACATCAACCTTTCAGGTTGAGAAATTATCCTTTCTTTGAAATTGGGGAAAAAAGTGACTATTACGACTTTGAAGCAAATTCAGGTATACTTAGAAAAGTGGCTCATAAGTGTTATTTGACGGCCAACCAAGTGATCCTTTACCTTATTCATCAGTATGGAAAAGACTTTAAGGTTTCTTATTCCATCTCTGGAGTTGCACTGGATCAATTTGAATGGTATATGCCGGAGGTGTTGGAAAGTTTCCAAAAATTGGCATCTACTGGAAATGTGGAATTCTTAGCAGAAACTTATTCCCATTCCCTGGCAGTGCTAAAAAGCAAAAAAGAATTTATTCGCCAAGTAAAAGCTCATGGCGAAAAAATAGAAAAATTATTTGGCCAAAAACCAACTTGCTTCCGTAATACGGAATTGGTTTATGCCGATTTCATAGGAGACATCGTCCATGAAATGGGTTATAAAGCCATGCTAACGGAGGGGGCAGATAGAATATTAGGCTGGCAAAGTCCTAATTTCCTTTACCAAAGTGCCAGCAGCCCGGGCTTGAAATTATTGTTGAAAAACTACAAATTAAGTGATGATGTGGCTTTCCGATTTTCGGACAAAAACTGGAAAGAATGGCCTCTCACAACCGAAAAATACACCCATTGGCTAAATGCCATTCCGGAAAATGAACAGATTATCAATCTCTTTATGGATTATGAAACCTTTGGAGAACACCAGTGGCCGGAAACTGGAATATTTGATTTCCTTAGAGCCTTGCCAGAAAAAGCACTTCAGTCCAATATTGGGTTTGTAACTCCTTCCGAAGCCGTCGAGAGAATGCCTGTTGCAGGCCAATTATCCTTCCCTCATCCCGTTTCATGGGCTGATGAGGAAAGGGACCTTTCAGCTTGGTTGGGAAATGATTTGCAAAACGATGCTTTTGAATCCTTGTATAAACTGGAGGATAAAGTAAGGTTTCTTAATAATGAAGCCATCAATAGAGATTGGTTGTACCTCCAAACAAGTGACCACTTCTATTACATGTGCACAAAATATTTTGCAGATGGGGATGTCCATAAGTACTTCAACCCTTATAACACACCTTTTGAAGCATTTATAAATTACATGAATATCCTTACAGATTTCTCCATGAGGTTGGACACTTTGCTGGAAAGCCAAAATGTAAAATTGTTTTCCTTCAGCGAAGAGCAAAAAATCCCGCTGGAGAGCAATGTACTTGCCTATGAGTCTAAAAATTAA
- a CDS encoding glycosyltransferase family 4 protein, translating into MKVLMFGWEFPPHISGGLGTACQGIVNGLIQNNVEVIMVVPKVHGDESKENFRLVSAEDIPVPMGSSYGKQLQNVLTYFEVNNPVFPYIQPEEIFDSTSSTKSVSKMKNIPGMQSFSFSGKYGYFLFDEVRNYAFVCAQIAENNDYDLIHAHDWLSFPAALLAKRAKNKPLIIHIHSTEFDRSGEHVNQQIYDIERKAMEEADHIIAVSEFTRQIIIHRYSIHPDKITTIHNSLEKPFRINGNPNGKKFREKVICYLGRVTFQKGPEYFIEAAAKVLRKDKRFRFVMAGSGNMLIKMIELAAKLRISSHFHFTGFLKGDHVHQMLEMSDVYVMPSVSEPFGISPLEAILNQTPVIISKQSGVSEILTHAIKIDFWDTNAMANAIQALGRYQSLSKTLTQGGTKEVEIMSWVTQTEKMKSLYQSILN; encoded by the coding sequence ATGAAAGTTTTAATGTTTGGATGGGAATTTCCTCCACATATTTCAGGAGGATTGGGCACAGCTTGCCAGGGAATCGTTAATGGATTGATTCAGAACAATGTGGAAGTCATCATGGTAGTACCTAAGGTCCATGGCGATGAATCCAAAGAAAACTTCAGATTAGTTTCTGCCGAAGATATTCCTGTTCCAATGGGGAGCTCCTATGGAAAACAGCTTCAAAATGTGTTAACCTATTTTGAAGTTAACAACCCTGTTTTCCCATATATCCAACCAGAAGAGATATTTGATTCTACCTCAAGTACGAAGTCCGTTTCAAAAATGAAAAATATCCCGGGAATGCAATCTTTCTCATTTTCTGGAAAATACGGATACTTTTTGTTCGATGAGGTTAGAAATTATGCCTTTGTATGTGCACAAATCGCCGAAAACAATGATTACGACCTAATTCATGCCCATGATTGGCTTTCCTTTCCAGCTGCTTTACTTGCCAAAAGAGCGAAAAATAAACCCCTGATTATCCATATACATTCCACCGAATTTGACAGGTCCGGAGAACATGTCAACCAACAGATTTATGACATTGAAAGAAAGGCCATGGAGGAGGCTGATCATATTATAGCTGTAAGCGAATTTACAAGGCAAATTATTATACACCGATACAGTATCCATCCAGATAAAATCACGACAATCCATAATTCCCTGGAAAAACCTTTCAGAATCAATGGAAATCCAAATGGAAAAAAATTCAGAGAAAAAGTTATTTGTTACCTCGGCAGGGTAACATTCCAAAAAGGGCCCGAATATTTTATAGAAGCGGCCGCCAAAGTATTGAGAAAAGACAAAAGGTTTCGATTTGTTATGGCAGGAAGTGGCAATATGTTGATCAAAATGATTGAATTAGCTGCCAAGCTTCGCATTTCAAGCCATTTCCATTTTACAGGTTTTTTGAAGGGGGATCATGTCCACCAGATGCTGGAAATGAGTGATGTTTATGTGATGCCTTCGGTGTCAGAGCCCTTTGGCATCTCACCTTTGGAAGCCATACTCAATCAAACCCCCGTCATCATATCCAAACAGTCAGGTGTATCGGAAATTTTAACTCATGCAATCAAAATTGATTTCTGGGATACCAATGCCATGGCCAATGCCATTCAAGCTCTGGGAAGGTACCAAAGTCTTTCCAAAACCCTTACTCAAGGAGGCACTAAGGAGGTGGAAATCATGAGTTGGGTGACCCAAACTGAAAAAATGAAAAGCCTTTACCAATCCATTCTGAATTAA
- a CDS encoding pyridoxamine 5'-phosphate oxidase family protein: MLGNLSDHQIDQILQSLIIGRLGCRMDDKMYIIPVTYVFEDGYIYAHSKEGLKINIMRKNPKVCFQVDSIENMTNWRSVLVWGEFEELKSEEAQTEAIHILADRFAPYVTSETVKSSNNSNPPVLVEKELKAVIYRIKITEKSGRFEKS, from the coding sequence ATGCTTGGCAATTTATCCGATCATCAAATTGACCAAATTCTCCAAAGTCTTATTATTGGCCGGTTGGGGTGTAGGATGGATGACAAAATGTATATTATTCCTGTCACCTATGTTTTTGAAGACGGATACATTTATGCCCATTCCAAGGAAGGACTCAAAATTAATATTATGCGGAAAAACCCTAAAGTTTGCTTTCAGGTAGATTCCATTGAAAACATGACCAACTGGAGGAGTGTTTTAGTATGGGGGGAATTTGAGGAATTAAAAAGTGAAGAGGCTCAAACAGAGGCCATCCATATTTTAGCGGACAGATTTGCACCCTATGTTACCAGTGAAACTGTAAAATCATCTAACAACAGTAATCCTCCTGTTTTGGTGGAAAAGGAACTAAAAGCAGTGATTTACAGGATAAAAATCACCGAAAAATCAGGACGGTTTGAAAAGAGCTAA
- a CDS encoding alpha-amylase family glycosyl hydrolase, which yields MSSAYTFIKDLDLSPKPGKIYWKNGHREWREEFIYFLMVDRFHDDLPRKPIGPGKVINEGLDNEALKKSCGGTLKGITANLDYIRDLGCTSIWLSPVFENNPQSYHGYAIQDYTRVDPRFGTKEDLTKLVDKAHSMNMRVFLDVVLHHSGDNWAYPFDKEYFYHKGKSFPFGQWRYHDKPSPNELRNPDLYFRKGQIRNFDSYPETQEGDFFGLKTFKNDNSPEAHFVQDILTKIHCYWIKETDVDGFRLDTVKHMGEKAISIFCSHIREYAYRLGKHSFFLFGELIGPDKLYNRYIGPKTSSFKDDTALYYGLNSVLDFPLFHILSQVILGKITPKRLIERYESLRKNALTRGEYGEFLVTFIDNHDQVGQFFKSRFGYEASPSQIIAGMGFLLCALGAPCIYYGTEQGFKGHGSGDWNIREPMFDLTDPEHNALDKNNPIYQGIASLAKIRNENAVLKFGRMYMRKYSKDGINFQLPLHINCLLAFSRVLYDEEMVIAYNTSTNLEIEGYITVQREINPEGSVFRFVFGGKGKIHVLKDEKDSRHFLKLRLAPTQFVILSNQPVN from the coding sequence ATGAGCTCCGCTTACACCTTCATTAAAGACCTGGACCTCAGCCCAAAACCAGGAAAAATCTATTGGAAAAATGGACACAGAGAATGGCGTGAGGAGTTCATTTATTTCCTGATGGTAGATCGGTTTCATGATGACCTGCCGAGAAAGCCCATTGGGCCAGGAAAAGTTATTAATGAAGGATTGGATAATGAAGCCCTAAAAAAAAGTTGTGGAGGAACATTAAAGGGGATTACAGCCAACCTGGATTATATTAGGGACTTGGGTTGTACTTCTATTTGGCTAAGCCCCGTTTTTGAAAACAACCCCCAATCCTATCATGGATATGCTATTCAGGATTACACTCGCGTTGATCCGAGATTTGGGACTAAAGAGGACCTTACCAAATTAGTAGATAAGGCCCACAGTATGAACATGCGGGTATTTTTGGATGTGGTTTTACATCATAGCGGGGACAATTGGGCGTACCCTTTTGACAAAGAATACTTTTATCATAAAGGAAAAAGCTTTCCATTTGGTCAATGGAGATACCATGATAAACCCAGCCCAAATGAATTGAGGAACCCTGATCTTTATTTTAGAAAAGGACAAATAAGAAATTTTGACTCCTATCCTGAAACTCAGGAGGGAGATTTTTTTGGCCTTAAAACTTTTAAAAATGATAATTCCCCAGAAGCGCATTTTGTCCAGGACATACTTACCAAAATCCATTGTTATTGGATCAAAGAAACAGATGTGGATGGTTTTCGTTTGGATACCGTCAAGCATATGGGCGAAAAAGCCATCAGTATATTTTGTTCCCATATACGGGAATATGCCTATAGGTTGGGCAAACATAGTTTTTTCTTGTTCGGTGAACTTATCGGCCCAGATAAACTTTACAACCGCTATATTGGCCCCAAAACCTCAAGTTTCAAAGACGACACAGCCCTTTATTACGGGTTAAATTCAGTTTTAGATTTCCCCTTATTTCATATTCTTTCTCAAGTAATTTTAGGGAAAATCACCCCCAAAAGATTAATTGAAAGATATGAATCCTTAAGAAAAAATGCCCTCACCAGGGGAGAATACGGTGAATTCTTAGTCACATTTATCGATAATCATGATCAGGTTGGACAGTTTTTTAAATCCAGGTTTGGGTATGAAGCCAGCCCTTCCCAAATCATTGCAGGAATGGGTTTTTTATTGTGTGCATTGGGAGCACCATGCATTTATTATGGTACAGAACAGGGATTCAAAGGCCATGGCTCCGGTGATTGGAATATCCGGGAGCCTATGTTTGACCTCACTGACCCAGAGCACAATGCTTTGGATAAAAATAACCCCATATACCAAGGAATAGCAAGCCTCGCCAAAATTAGAAATGAAAATGCAGTTTTAAAATTTGGAAGAATGTATATGCGGAAATACTCCAAGGATGGTATTAACTTCCAATTGCCCCTGCATATCAATTGTTTACTGGCATTTTCCAGGGTATTGTATGATGAGGAAATGGTTATCGCTTATAATACCTCAACCAATCTGGAAATTGAGGGTTATATTACCGTTCAGAGGGAAATCAACCCCGAGGGAAGTGTTTTCAGATTTGTCTTTGGAGGAAAAGGAAAAATCCATGTTCTAAAAGATGAAAAGGATAGCAGGCACTTTCTGAAATTACGGCTTGCCCCTACCCAGTTTGTGATCCTAAGCAATCAGCCTGTTAATTAG
- a CDS encoding AAA family ATPase, protein MMIIVAGLPGSGKSFFAVRLADRVGAQYINSDKVRNALKKRGQYSLSDKFKVYREMVQLAEEGLQKKLPIVVDATFYLRSIRDMFYDLAGKWGVPVFLIEIIAKENLIQKRLRQDRKDSQADFLVYQKVKEAFELIGRPHLILKSTDDNIEQLLEDALQYVGVTYGK, encoded by the coding sequence ATGATGATCATTGTTGCTGGATTGCCCGGTTCGGGAAAAAGTTTTTTTGCGGTCCGATTGGCCGACCGGGTGGGAGCTCAGTATATCAACAGTGACAAAGTAAGGAATGCCTTGAAAAAAAGAGGGCAATATTCATTGTCTGACAAATTCAAGGTTTATAGGGAAATGGTCCAATTGGCAGAAGAGGGGCTGCAAAAGAAATTACCAATTGTCGTAGATGCAACTTTTTACCTGAGGTCAATTAGGGATATGTTTTATGATTTGGCAGGAAAATGGGGTGTTCCGGTCTTTTTAATAGAAATAATTGCAAAAGAAAATTTAATCCAGAAAAGACTCCGGCAGGATAGGAAGGATAGCCAAGCTGATTTTTTAGTTTATCAAAAAGTTAAAGAAGCCTTTGAACTTATAGGTAGACCCCATTTGATTTTAAAATCCACAGATGACAATATAGAACAACTTTTAGAGGATGCACTACAATACGTTGGGGTAACTTATGGAAAGTAA
- a CDS encoding YtxH domain-containing protein, translating into MDMGKILLGTLAGIVTGVAFGVMMAPDRGSKTRKKVYKQGEDLAKMLNEQLDVKFNEWKSSVNELIKKKVEQIENLEPKDKSELAN; encoded by the coding sequence ATGGATATGGGCAAAATTTTGCTGGGCACTCTGGCAGGAATTGTTACGGGTGTAGCTTTTGGTGTAATGATGGCCCCGGACAGGGGTAGCAAAACACGAAAAAAAGTATATAAACAAGGAGAAGATTTGGCCAAAATGCTGAATGAGCAATTGGATGTTAAATTTAATGAATGGAAGAGTTCAGTTAATGAACTGATTAAAAAGAAAGTTGAACAAATTGAAAATCTTGAACCTAAAGACAAATCTGAATTGGCCAATTAA